A section of the Triticum dicoccoides isolate Atlit2015 ecotype Zavitan chromosome 7A, WEW_v2.0, whole genome shotgun sequence genome encodes:
- the LOC119330981 gene encoding uncharacterized protein LOC119330981 produces the protein MLRKMKKRKHEHDEVPHTSPALPSAQVQQPQLQPTVSNNRCFLHCLPDLRQPKEITYNSCQLKPKVEASDYFDSPSAKSIGKFFSKPAPEPTYEAVLQEQLRETENRAKELKQEWQTSGCTVIVDSWKSKCDKSFVSVLVHCSKGTQFLRSIDVSEITEDLDELESMLSRVVDDVGAHNIVQIVMNDVSPHMQMARQYVLNKYDSFFFALCADHCINLLLEKIAALEHVSEVLMKAREITRFLYGHALPMKLKGRYVQEEILSSSYLRFVAVFITLERLVSARVGLVQMISSPEWVPSGWACLDLFERIQSIVKTDDEFWHAAAEIVKVTKPLVSVLYKLESDICPMGILYEAMDRAKEEIFLNVGDESEFYWCMIDRIWDGYLHSPLHAAGQMLNSRIFYTAGFQPDAEISSGIAACTIQLGKAHYNARKASAQLEVYEKKLGYFDTDPAMQQIMELPQIEWWSTHGARVPNLQTLARRVLSQTCFGATRYNIDWSLSEKLHAEWDEMTPPEQERFRQKEYVHYNRVLARAAPLLHGTSVKQHDRVTMVLHDWIRPQKQAAGCH, from the exons ATGCTCAGAAAAATGAAGAAACGGAAGCATGAACATGATGAGGTTCCTCACACAAGCCCAGCCCTTCCATCTGCTCAAGTCCAGCAACCACAGCTACAACCAACTGTGTCCAATAACCGCTGCTTTCTTCATTGTCTACCGGATTTGAGGCAACCCAAGGAAATCACATATAATTCTTGTCAACTGAAACCCAAGGTTGAGGCAAGTGATTACTTCGATTCTCCGTCAGCAAAATCAATAGGCAAGTTCTTCTCCAAACCTGCACCTGAGCCTACGTACGAAGCTGTTCTGCAGGAGCAACTAAGAGAAACTGAGAACCGCGCAAAGGAACTCAAGCAAGAGTGGCAAACAAGTGGCTGCACTGTAATTGTGGATAGTTGGAAGAGCAAGTGTGACAAAAGCTTCGTAAGTGTCCTGGTGCACTGCAGCAAAGGTACGCAGTTCCTCAGATCCATTGACGTCTCTGAAATCACTGAGGACTTGGATGAGCTAGAATCAATGCTTTCTCGCGTGGTTGATGATGTTGGTGCCCATAACATTGTTCAGATTGTCATGAATGACGTGTCACCCCATATGCAGATGGCACGGCAGTATGTGCTAAATAAATATGACAGTTTTTTCTTCGCGCTATGTGCTGACCATTGCATCAACCTTCTGCTTGAGAAAATAGCAGCGCTCGAGCATGTCAGTGAAGTCCTAATGAAGGCAAGGGAAATTACAAGGTTTTTATATGGCCATGCACTGCCAATGAAACTGAAAGGAAGATATGTTCAGGAGGAGATTTTGAGCAGTTCTTATCTGAGATTTGTGGCAGTGTTCATCACATTAGAGAGGTTAGTTTCTGCAAGAGTAGGTCTGGTGCAGATGATCAGCTCGCCTGAATGGGTTCCCTCTGGTTGGGCTTGTCTTGATTTGTTCGAGCGTATCCAGAGTATAGTAAAGACAGACGATGAATTTTGGCATGCTGCTGCTGAAATCGTGAAGGTTACAAAACCACTTGTTAGTGTGTTGTATAAACTGGAATCTGATATCTGTCCGATGGGTATCTTGTATGAAGCCATGGATAGAGCAAAGGAAGAGATATTTCTCAATGTTGGAGATGAAAGTGAGTTCTATTGGTGTATGATTGACAGGATATGGGATGGTTACTTGCATAGTCCCCTCCATGCTGCTGGTCAGATGCTAAACTCAAGGATCTTTTACACAGCTGGATTCCAGCCTGATGCTGAGATCAGCAGCGGCATCGCGGCCTGTACAATCCAACTGGGCAAGGCTCATTACAATGCCAGAAAAGCGTCTGCACAATTGGAAGTGTATGAAAAGAAGTTGGGCTATTTCGACACAGATCCAGCAATGCAGCAAATCATGGAATTACCACAAA TTGAATGGTGGTCGACGCACGGGGCTCGCGTGCCCAACCTGCAGACCCTGGCGAGGCGGGTCCTGAGCCAGACGTGCTTCGGCGCCACCAGGTACAACATCGACTGGAGCCTGTCGGAGAAGCTGCACGCCGAGTGGGACGAGATGACGCCGCCTGAACAGGAGAGGTTCCGGCAGAAGGAGTACGTCCACTACAACCGCGTcctcgcccgcgccgccccgctcctgcacggcacctccgtgaagCAGCACGACAGGGTGACCATGGTGCTGCACGACTGGATCAGACCGCAGAAACAGGCCGCTGGTTGCCACTGA